A window from Solanum stenotomum isolate F172 chromosome 7, ASM1918654v1, whole genome shotgun sequence encodes these proteins:
- the LOC125870644 gene encoding selenium-binding protein 2-like → MPYEGDELHHSGWNSCSSCYGDPSAARRYLVLPSLVSGRIYAIDTQKDPKAPSLYKVVQPDDVIKKTGLAFPHTTHCLASGEIMLSCLGDKDGNAEGNGFLLLDSDFNVKGRYCIVVLS, encoded by the exons ATGCCTTATGAAGGTGATGAACTACATCATTCTGGATGGAATTCCTGCAGTTCTTGTTATGGAGATCCATCAGCTGCTCGACGATATCTCGTCCTGCCTTCACTAGT ATCAGGACGCATTTATGCAATTGACACACAAAAGGATCCAAAGGCTCCCAGTTTGTATAAAGTTGTTCAGCCAGATGATGTCATCAAAAAGACAGGATTAGCATTCCCGCACACTACTCACTGCCTTGCTTCTGGTGAGATAATGTTGTCATGTCTCGGAGATAAAGATGGAAATGCTGAGGGGAAtggatttcttcttcttgattcaGACTTTAACGTGAAAGGAAGGTACTGTATTGTTGTACTCTCTTGA